AAGACATGGGATTTGGTGACGGCAATGACGGTTCATCCGTAAACGTTTTTGAATCCGGCGTTATAGAAATAAAAACCTGCCAGGGTTCGGTTTGGCGGTATAAGGACGGCTTCCTTGAAACTATCACCGATGCACAACTGGGGAGATTCGCTGTCGTCAGCGACAGGGAGTCTATTCTGGAAATCTCAAGGCTGGCTGGTGATGCCCGCATTGCAGTCGCGCGCATCGGATACGCCGAAAACGGACTGCTTCAACACTTGATATTTTCAGGCGATAGAAAATGCAATTTTGAGTGGAGTCATGATCATCGTCTTTTGCGTGTTGAGAATATCTCTGGGGTGCGGACACAATTCGAGTATGATGATGCATTGCTGACTGGCTGGCATGGGAGCAATGGCGCATCGGGGATATATAGGTGGGCGCCACGTGACGACGCAAAGCGAGGCGTTGCGGTTGGTCGAGCACCGGTCGTGCTCACTGAGGATGACGTTTTCCGTTATGAATATGCCCGTGACGGCAATGTAAACATCATTCTGGTTCATACCGTGGATGGTTCTTTTGTAAGCGAGACAAAGATCGGGCCAGGGGGGATTTTCCAAAGAACCGCGAATGAAATAAAAAGCGTCCGAAACCGCAGAAATGCACGGTGACAATATCGCCCGCTTTTTGGCTTTGCCAGCCACCCCTTCCACAAATCGGGGTAATTTCACCCCAACGCCGTGAAAACACCACTCTGGATCGCTCTGTGCGTTTACCTCCTCATCACCATCCTTCACAAGCAACTCAACATCCCTTCACTCTCTATAGAGCTATGCAGCTTTTGCATTCATCATTTTTTAAAAGTTATTATTTAGCAGCTGTTGATTGAGAAATACTATAAAAACATGATGGCTATATGCCTAACTATCTGATTATTTGTGATTTATAACCAGGCGACCGTAATACCTGATGGTAATTTATATGCTTTGCAATAATAAACAAAGATATATCATTAAAATAAATATTTATTCTAAAAATAATCCTTTACACCGTAATATGGCACCATAAAAACACTTAAAGTTTGTTTCCCGTTCCCCCATTAAACTCCGTTGGTATTTCTAAAGGCGTGACATAGCAACGCAACCACCTATACGCCGTTCCTCACTACCCATACCTATGAACACTAAAATTGTGACCTTTCTGGCCGTGTTTTTTACAATATTGTGCCCACTGTTTGCCGAGATTCAATGGGATCCGATGGAACAGTCGATTACTTTGGCGGTAAATCAACAACAGGCGGACATTAAATTCATCTTTAAGAACAACGGTGCCGAGCCGATTGCCATCCTCTCGGCAGTGCCCTCTTGTTCATGTCTGAAGCTTTCCACCATGGAGAAGGAGGCATATCAGCCTGGAGAGGAGGGCGTTCTGGAAGCCCGGTATACTCGCACCAGCCGAGCCGGCCCGCAAAACTACAAAATTACGGTTACCACCACCGATCCGCAAAATTCCACGGTTACGCTCCGGGTGAACGTGGCCAGCACAACCAATTACGTTGTCACGCCCAGCAACGCGCACTGGGTGATGGGAGCCCAGTCTGGAAGCAAGGTGCTGCTTTTCCGCGACATCAGGCAGGCCGGAGTAAGGCCCACGGCGGTGTTTTCAACAGACCCAAATTTTGTCGCTGAGATACAATCCAAAAACGACGACGGCGCGTATCCAATAGTCATAACAGCGATTTCCACAGAAAAAGTCACCGCAGGTTTTATCTACATCGATGTCACTGCGGAGGACGGCACTGTTGAAAAGGCCAGAATCGTAGCCGCAGTCAAGGATCCCAATTCCCAAAGGGTCATCGTTCGGTGATGCGTTGCAGTTCGTACGCGCGCTTCCGGTTGCCATCAACAAACATAGGTAAGCCGGGCAGTTGAAGGTCTTTTGCTGCTCGGAAACTGATCCGAATCCAATTGGCGAAACAAGACATCAAACAGTATTACCCCTCACGACAGCGTCAGCGTGCAAACATACCGTATCATCATGAAGCTCCAAAAATCGATTCGGAATCTTTTTATAATCCTCGTGATGGTGTTTTTCATCCAACCTGCAACGCGAGCCGGATATGTCACCCGCTGCCAGACGGATTATGAGGAGTATTGCTGGACTGAAACCGATTCTTATTTGATATCATATTACGAGTGCTGGACGGAGTATGAGTGGGTCGATGACGGTGAATCAGGCTATTACACATATTTTGAATTTTGCGAGTGGGTAGAAGAGTGGGTGGATGAAGAAAGGGAGGTGTGCGAATGGATTGAATCTGATTATTGCTGGGAAGAATGGGTGGACGAACCGCACACGGTTACAATCAACCCAAACAGTGCAGTCACCCTCACGCTTGGCCAGTCGCGCACTTATTCATCCGAAGCTGCCGCAGGATCCTACGAAGCGGAAAATCGCACGCTCACGGCGCACAGCATTGATTGGAAAGCTCCCGGAGGGCAATGGGTATCTGCGTCAACAGGTATTGCAACGCCAGGTTCGTCAAATTTGGGTGCGCTCACAAGCGGTGTGGCAAGAGGGATTTCCTTGAGCGGGGCGACGCAAAGCTCGCACTCGATCACGCTCACCCCGACACAGGCGGGTGCATACACAGTGCGGTTCACCGCGCAGGACAACATCGGCAACACTTGGCATTCGTCGTCACATGACTTGGTGGTTGTCAGCCCTCCACCCGCCACGCCCGCCAATCCCGTCATCAGCAACACTACCGCCACGAGCACTACGCTCACATGGGAAGGCTCGGCTGATTCCGGCATCACTTACGAAATCGAACGCAGCAGCGACGGCATAGCCTTTGTCAAAATTGCCGAAGTAACAGGTTCGCTTTCCTTCGCCGACAGCGGCCTGACTCCGGGTGTCACCTATTATTATCGCATTCTTGCCCGCAACAGCACTGGCGTATCGTCCTATACAAGCACGTTCCAAACCACGGCCGCCCCTGACTCCACGCCGCCCACGGCCCCTGCCAACCTCACCGCATCCGGCATAACAAGCAATTCAGCAACCATAACATGGACGGCATCCTCGGACAACGCGGGGATTGCGGACTATCTAATCTTTCTCGACGGCGAGGTGATTAATTCGACAAACAGCACCTCGTATGCGCTCACCGGCCTTGCGCCATCCACGGCATATGCTATTGCCGTGAGGGCGAGAGACGTGGCTGGCAATGTTTCCGGCCCAAGCAACATGCTCACCGTTATCACTAGCTCCACCGGGTTTACCCTCACGGCCCGCCAGTTTAATGTGAATTACAATACCCCCAATTATGCCGGGGTAATCGCCCAGCTAATGAACTATAGCAATAATGTCGACGGCATGTATATAAAGGCAACAGATCCCTCTTTCTATGAGGACGGTTCCATCAATCTATCCAGCCAGCCATTAGTCATACAGAGGGCGACAAAAGACGAGGCCATCCGAGATTTCCTGATGTCTGTATGGGGAGGCCTTTTGACATATGAAGGCATCGTTGATGGCGATCATGGGACAATAACGAAGACGCAACAGTTGGAGCAGCTTCGCGGGTGGATACGAAATAGTATCAGCGTGAGCGAGGATGGTTGGCTGGAAAGCATCGCTCTTGCGTTCACACTCGATTATGATGATCCGAGTTATTGGGATTATGACGATGATGGGAACGGATCTTATGTGGAACTGCCATTGTCTATCGTGGGGCTCACCGGGTACGCAATTGAGCTGTCGGGATCTGAAATGCTCATGCCCACGGCGCCCCAGTTTGTCGATCCTGATTATGATCCCAGCAATGGTCCTGAGCATGAATACGAATGTTACGTCGTCATCCCCCATGTCGAGGGAGTTACCTATTACATCGATGGCGGGGAGGGAGTGCCTGGAGAAGATCAATATTATTCCTTGGGCGACACCGTCACCGTTACCGTCGTCGCTGAGGAGGGCTATCATTTCCCAAACAATGCTGTCACCACGTGGACACATACCTTTGGCTCCAGCTCGCCTTATTTTATTGTTCCCGTCGCACCTGTTTTTGTCGATCCGGGGTATGGGGGCGACGAAGCTTTTGTGAATATTTCCCATTCAGAAAATGTCACCTACCGCATCAATGGCATGTCAGTTGGGGGAGGCGAATATGGCTACTTCGTTGGCAATACCGTCACTGTTACCATCGAGCCTGCGACGGGATATTTCTTCGCCAAAGATGCCGTCACTGAATGGACCCACTCCTTTGGCCACCGTGTCGTTCCTGCTGCGCCTATGTTCATTCATCCCGAAAGCAACGACGACGACCCCATCGTCGATATTCCCGGGACCGAAGGCGTCATCTATCGCATAAACGGCAACGAGGCATCGGAGGGTGAGAATCATGTTTCAGACGCCGACTATGTCATCGTCACCGCCGAGCCCGCTCCGGGGTGTTATTTCCCTTCCGGCACTACTACCGAGTGGACGCACTTGTTCGTAGCCATCACGCGTCCGACTGGATTGATAGCAGGCGGGGAGGCGGTCGACTCGTTCACGCTTTCATGGACTCCGGCCATGAGCAAACACGGAACCATAACCGGCTACGAAGTGTGCCGGGACGGCGTGAGCATTGGCACAACGAGCGACACGCAATTGCGCGTGACCGGCTTGGCCCCTGGCATCGCCTATTTGTTCGAGGTGCGCGCCAGCGACTCGGCGGGCAATTCCTCCGATTGGAGCACGCCGTTTTCATTTACCACCGGGCAAACGCTTGTTGGCAGCGGCACTACGCTTCCCGGCGCATGGGCCGCCCAATACGGGCTTTCTCCCTCCGACGTGTTCGGCGACCCCGACAATGATGGCCTGACCAACATCGCCGAATACAATCTCAGCACCAATCCGACCAGCTATGACGCGGGCACGAGCACCTTGGGCAACACCGTGCCGGCGGGCTGGCCATCCCCCGCCACCGGCGGCACCCATGCCGTGGGAACCACCGCCGGTGAATTTTCCGTCGATAAAAATGGCGCGGCCACTTATACGATTCCCATTGCCGTCACGCCCGGCACGGCGGGCGTCGAACCGAAGGTCACGCTCAATTACAGCAGTCAGGCTGGCGCTGGCATCGCGGGCTTCGGCTGGTCCATCGGCGGCCTTTCCGCCATCTCCCGTGGGCCGCAAACCAAGATGGTGGACGGCCAGAACCGCGCGATGGCCTTCACCGGCGCCGACCGTTTCTATCTCGACGGGCAGCGGCTGGTTGTCATCGGCGACAATGCCTATGGCGCGGAGGGTGCCGAATACCGCACCGAGATTGAATCCTTCACCCGCGTCGTTTCCTACGGTGCCAGCGGCAACAGCCCCGGTTGGTTCAGGGCGTGGACCAAGGGCGGCCTCATCATCGAGTTCGGCCACACCGACGAGTCGCGCTTCCGCCCGCAAAACCAGATGGCTCCGCTCTCGTGGGCCGTGAACAAAGTTTCCGACACCGCCGGCAACTACATGACATTCCACTACTCGGTGGATGCCGTCAGCGGCCAGCAGGTGCTGGACGAAATCCGCTACACCGGGCACGACGGCGACGGCACGCCATCGTCACCGTCATTGCAGCCTTACGCCTCGCTGGAATTTGTCTATGAGAACCGGCCCGACACTTCTTTTGGCTACATCCACGGCGCGAAAATCTCCTCGCTCAAACGACTCCAAAAAATCAGGTCGCTTTACGGCGAGACCGAGGTGCGCGCCTACACGCTCACCTACACCCAGCGCCCTTACAGCAACCGCTCCCTGCTCGCGAGCATCACCGAGTCCGGGACCGGCGGCGCAGCCTACCTTCCACTCACCTTCGCTTATTCCGATCCACCGGGCGGCTTTGATGTGCCGGGCTCCGCCTTCCATCCGCCCCCGGTCATCGCCGGGATTGACGGCCAGGGCCGTCTGGCCGACCAAGGCGTGGTTTTTATTGATTTGAACGGCGACGGACGCGCTGATTGCCTGCAAAAACTCGGCCTCAGCGGCACCGCCGCCAACATGGCCTGGCTGAACACCACGGCGGGCTGGGTGGAGGCCATCGGCGCGAACGGCCAGCACGACTACCGCCTGCCCGACCCGGTGACGCTTTCCACCAATGATAAGTCCAATACCAGAACCGGCGTCCGGCTTGCGGATTATAACAACGACGGGCTGGTGGACGCCATGTATTGCCCCACGGACCTGGGTGGAACCGGCTTGGGTGGCGATGTTTATTTGAACACCGGAACCGGTTTTGTTTTCAGCAATCGCTTCTCCCTGCCCGCGCAACCGCCGCCTCCCACGCTTGAGCCGGGGCAGGTGGTTCAATATTTCTGGCGTGAGGAACTGGAGACATTGGACCTCGACGGCGATGGGCGGACGGATGTCTCGGGATTCCATTCCGATTTTGTGCTGGTGAAGAACGGAGGCTCGGTCACACGCCAGCTCGCCAACGACACCTGGCTGAACACCGGCGGCGGCAGCGAGGCCGTCCGCGGCTCGGCCTGGACCCACGCGCCGGAGCACGAGATTCCGACCGACAGGTATCATCCCGGCACGCGTTTCGTGGACCTGAACGGCGACGGCATGACGGACATTCTTCAATCCGCCGGCCTGGCGGTTCACGCCTATATAAAAACATCAACCGGCTGGAATGATGACGCCGCCTACCATCTGCCGGTGCTGCTTTACAATTATGGCACCCGCCCGGCCCCCCCGGGGGTTGACGGTGAGGTGGGCGATCTTAACGGCGACGGCCTGCCCGATGTCATCGCGCGCAACAGCGGCGACGGCGCGAACAATCAAAACGCCGTTTATATCAACACCGGCACCGGCTGGACGCCGGGGCCGGCCAGCCTGCATGCCCCGGATGGGATTGCAATTTATCATAACAATGAACCGCGAGGCTCCGCCATTCTGGACATCAATAACGACGGCATCCCGGATTTTGTGCACCGCTACGGGGATGGCACTGATTTTACCACGCGGCTTGGCACCGGCGCCGGCTGGTCATCAAATGCGTCCGGCTACCAGATTCCGCGCATGCTGGCCACCGGCACCCTCGGCAATCCCGGCAACGAGTTCATCGACCTCAACGCTGACGGCGCCGCCGACCTCGTCTGGGCGTGGAAGAACATCATCATCTCCAAGGGCGCTTATATCAACCGCCGTGTGAACCCCGACCGCCTCACCGCCGTGACCAGCGGCCTTGGCGTCACCGTGTCCGTCGCCTACGCGCCGCTCACCGAGCCCGCGCCCGTCGGCGGCGAGCCCGTCTATGAAAAGGGCGCTGGCGCGACCACCCCCGTGGCGGACGCCATCGGCCCCCTGCATGTCGTGAAAACCGTCTCGCATGACGACGGCGCGGGCGGCACCTATGGCATCGGCTACCGTTACGGCGGGCTGCGTTCCCACCTCGACCGGGGCAGCCTCGGTTTTGCCTGGATGCAGGCCACCGACACGCGCACGGGCATCCGCACCGTGACGCACTTCAATCAGGAGTGGCCCTGCATCGGACTGCCGACCGACATCATCACGCAAACGGAGGATGATGTCGTTCTGTCGCAAACCGCCACCGATTACGCTTATCTTTCATTAAACGGAGGCAAAACCGTTTTTCCCCACATTTCCCAAACCATCCAGAATACCCGCGAATTAAACGGTGCACTCACGTCCGAAACCGTCACCACCTACACCTATAATATCTATGGCAACGCCACCGCAGTCGAAATCGACACTTCCGGCGGCGGGGCTGTGTTTACGAAAACCACCACCAGCACATATGCTGACGATGATGACTGGATACCACCCGCTCCCTCGCAAACATCGCTCAACTGCTGGATGCTCGGGCGCCTGCTCAGCAGCACCGTGACCACCACCGCCCCGGCCCCCGACGGCGGCACCCCGGTCACCCAGACCCGCACTTCCGATTTTGAATACGACTCTGTCACCGGCCTGCTCACCGCAGAAATTATCGAGCCCGGCGCGCCGGACGCCTCCCCGCTCAAACTCACGACCACCTATACCCACGACGCCTTTGGCAACACGATCTCGGCGACCACCACCGGCACGGGCCTCGGCTCCGGTCGCACCGCCGCCACGACTTACGATGACATCGGGCGCTTCCCGCTGGGCACCAGCAACGCCCTTGGGCAAACGGAAACCTACGAATATGACTCCGCCCTCGGCGTCCGCCTTTCCACCACCGGTCCCAACGGACTGACCACATCGTGGGAATATGACGGCTTTGCCCGCCCCGTGCGCGAGCTGCGCGCCGACGGCACGCAGAGCGTCACCCGCCACCGCTGGGCCGGCTCCGGCGCGCCGACGGGAGCCTTGTATTATATGGAAACCGAGTCCACCGGCTCCGCCCCCGCCGTCACCTTTTATGACAAGATGGGCCGCGCCATTGCCACGTGGGGCATCAACCCCGGCGGCACCGACGGCCTCGCCCGCATCGTCACCACCGAGACGCTTTACGACGGCATGGGCCGCGCCTTCAAAACCTCGCTTCCGTATTACCTCAACACCCCCGCCCCCGGCTGGACGGAAACGCTCCTCCACGACCTCCTGAACCGCCCGCTGGAAATTTCCACGCCCGACGACGAGGCCCCGGGAGGCACGGTGCTCAGCTCCATCGAATACG
This genomic stretch from Termitidicoccus mucosus harbors:
- a CDS encoding fibronectin type III domain-containing protein, with the translated sequence MKLQKSIRNLFIILVMVFFIQPATRAGYVTRCQTDYEEYCWTETDSYLISYYECWTEYEWVDDGESGYYTYFEFCEWVEEWVDEEREVCEWIESDYCWEEWVDEPHTVTINPNSAVTLTLGQSRTYSSEAAAGSYEAENRTLTAHSIDWKAPGGQWVSASTGIATPGSSNLGALTSGVARGISLSGATQSSHSITLTPTQAGAYTVRFTAQDNIGNTWHSSSHDLVVVSPPPATPANPVISNTTATSTTLTWEGSADSGITYEIERSSDGIAFVKIAEVTGSLSFADSGLTPGVTYYYRILARNSTGVSSYTSTFQTTAAPDSTPPTAPANLTASGITSNSATITWTASSDNAGIADYLIFLDGEVINSTNSTSYALTGLAPSTAYAIAVRARDVAGNVSGPSNMLTVITSSTGFTLTARQFNVNYNTPNYAGVIAQLMNYSNNVDGMYIKATDPSFYEDGSINLSSQPLVIQRATKDEAIRDFLMSVWGGLLTYEGIVDGDHGTITKTQQLEQLRGWIRNSISVSEDGWLESIALAFTLDYDDPSYWDYDDDGNGSYVELPLSIVGLTGYAIELSGSEMLMPTAPQFVDPDYDPSNGPEHEYECYVVIPHVEGVTYYIDGGEGVPGEDQYYSLGDTVTVTVVAEEGYHFPNNAVTTWTHTFGSSSPYFIVPVAPVFVDPGYGGDEAFVNISHSENVTYRINGMSVGGGEYGYFVGNTVTVTIEPATGYFFAKDAVTEWTHSFGHRVVPAAPMFIHPESNDDDPIVDIPGTEGVIYRINGNEASEGENHVSDADYVIVTAEPAPGCYFPSGTTTEWTHLFVAITRPTGLIAGGEAVDSFTLSWTPAMSKHGTITGYEVCRDGVSIGTTSDTQLRVTGLAPGIAYLFEVRASDSAGNSSDWSTPFSFTTGQTLVGSGTTLPGAWAAQYGLSPSDVFGDPDNDGLTNIAEYNLSTNPTSYDAGTSTLGNTVPAGWPSPATGGTHAVGTTAGEFSVDKNGAATYTIPIAVTPGTAGVEPKVTLNYSSQAGAGIAGFGWSIGGLSAISRGPQTKMVDGQNRAMAFTGADRFYLDGQRLVVIGDNAYGAEGAEYRTEIESFTRVVSYGASGNSPGWFRAWTKGGLIIEFGHTDESRFRPQNQMAPLSWAVNKVSDTAGNYMTFHYSVDAVSGQQVLDEIRYTGHDGDGTPSSPSLQPYASLEFVYENRPDTSFGYIHGAKISSLKRLQKIRSLYGETEVRAYTLTYTQRPYSNRSLLASITESGTGGAAYLPLTFAYSDPPGGFDVPGSAFHPPPVIAGIDGQGRLADQGVVFIDLNGDGRADCLQKLGLSGTAANMAWLNTTAGWVEAIGANGQHDYRLPDPVTLSTNDKSNTRTGVRLADYNNDGLVDAMYCPTDLGGTGLGGDVYLNTGTGFVFSNRFSLPAQPPPPTLEPGQVVQYFWREELETLDLDGDGRTDVSGFHSDFVLVKNGGSVTRQLANDTWLNTGGGSEAVRGSAWTHAPEHEIPTDRYHPGTRFVDLNGDGMTDILQSAGLAVHAYIKTSTGWNDDAAYHLPVLLYNYGTRPAPPGVDGEVGDLNGDGLPDVIARNSGDGANNQNAVYINTGTGWTPGPASLHAPDGIAIYHNNEPRGSAILDINNDGIPDFVHRYGDGTDFTTRLGTGAGWSSNASGYQIPRMLATGTLGNPGNEFIDLNADGAADLVWAWKNIIISKGAYINRRVNPDRLTAVTSGLGVTVSVAYAPLTEPAPVGGEPVYEKGAGATTPVADAIGPLHVVKTVSHDDGAGGTYGIGYRYGGLRSHLDRGSLGFAWMQATDTRTGIRTVTHFNQEWPCIGLPTDIITQTEDDVVLSQTATDYAYLSLNGGKTVFPHISQTIQNTRELNGALTSETVTTYTYNIYGNATAVEIDTSGGGAVFTKTTTSTYADDDDWIPPAPSQTSLNCWMLGRLLSSTVTTTAPAPDGGTPVTQTRTSDFEYDSVTGLLTAEIIEPGAPDASPLKLTTTYTHDAFGNTISATTTGTGLGSGRTAATTYDDIGRFPLGTSNALGQTETYEYDSALGVRLSTTGPNGLTTSWEYDGFARPVRELRADGTQSVTRHRWAGSGAPTGALYYMETESTGSAPAVTFYDKMGRAIATWGINPGGTDGLARIVTTETLYDGMGRAFKTSLPYYLNTPAPGWTETLLHDLLNRPLEISTPDDEAPGGTVLSSIEYDGLTTRTINPLGQVEEVAKNTQGQVIRRVNNAAGTGVNKGEIHYYYDAYGSLLKTSVYREDGSTVDTTFAYDNRGRKTGMTSPDMGTWTYAYNALGELVSQTDAKGQTTTMTYDPLGRLATRTDKNSSGVVKCTTTWTYDNDTTEPGTGDAKSRGRLLSVLVQTPGQPGYQETFLYDHLGRQSRLTRRIDDIDYAVNQEYDSCGRPSVTVYPGGFRVRNVYNDLGFLKEVRADGGVMPSGWLNDVRPNHRFWQADAYTVTGALKSSSLGNGLASHRVISSVTGRVREVFSGAGTGRHAQYHTYNYDALGQVVNRTDYALGREETFAYDGLNRLTQWQLQGAGGTGVPPVVPKAVAISYNAIGNITQKSDYGVYSYTGVNAGPHAVTSVYDAAENLTRNYAYDGNGNMTTGAGRELAWTVFNQVETITQGATSTSFRFGAGRERIVQEHSDGTKTIYIGDLYELVINAAASFTEEKYHVWSPLGKVATRTMRSDSLIETRYHHLDGLGSIVAVTDEWGRVEKRFAFDPWGKREALVDTHTGQGGKVTRGFTGHEHLDDFGLIHMNGRVFDPALGRFLSADPFVGDEGASQAYNRYSYVDNNPLNATDPSGYLSFDDVFRVVVVAIIVIAVAYSAGVAAGGLNTFWGATAAGAAGGFTGGFVGTLAYGGNLNDAFKAGLIGGAIGAVTAGLTHGIGTAFNDASGIWANDYVNWTGRTLAHATVGGLASEAQGGEFRHGFYSSAFSNGIMHLGGPQSGPLAGTGGVMGFMGGTEGGWYVAARTATAAIIGGTAAELTGGKFVNGAATSAMQHLFNAEHSRPEDKRDEKVSLAFYDNKDPGNPVERLAGHEDFEAAANQRSSKAIRVNREGDIKAYFKANPGQVDSIGFFGHGNKDGIYINGKAVSSSTIRLMIKHLTPSGSLYMFSCYVGDYQYMNRFARYLSADQSIWAHKDRVNYGMQYTNNGVVHTGNISTYGENQTLWMYKYTKK
- a CDS encoding DUF1573 domain-containing protein codes for the protein MNTKIVTFLAVFFTILCPLFAEIQWDPMEQSITLAVNQQQADIKFIFKNNGAEPIAILSAVPSCSCLKLSTMEKEAYQPGEEGVLEARYTRTSRAGPQNYKITVTTTDPQNSTVTLRVNVASTTNYVVTPSNAHWVMGAQSGSKVLLFRDIRQAGVRPTAVFSTDPNFVAEIQSKNDDGAYPIVITAISTEKVTAGFIYIDVTAEDGTVEKARIVAAVKDPNSQRVIVR